The sequence GGTGTATCGGGTGCCGCATTGGAATGGTTTAAATCCTATTTGTCAAATCGATCTTTCTCTGTGGCTACCTCTAAGTTCAGATACTCCGTCAGCTCTCTTGCCTACGGGGTGCCTCAGGGCTCTATCTTGGGAccgttattgtttttgttgtatttactcCCTCTTCTGCAACTTCTTAGTTCTTTCTCTGATATTTCATGTCattgttatgcagatgatattgaGCTATATATCTCTTTTAGGCCACCTGATGTTTCTAAGCTCCAAATCCTGCAGTCCTGCTTAGATTCCGTTAGAGATCAGCTGGCTGGTAATTACCGTCAACTACATGCTGATAAAACGGAAGTCATTGTCTTTGATCCTGAGAAATTTGTTCCCCTCGTGGTTAAAAATCTAGGCCCTCTTGCTTCTTATATTAAATCCTCCATTAGGAACCTTGATGTTACACTTGATCCAGCTCTGACGCTGGACACACACATTAAATCTTTAGTTTGCTCTTGTTTTTACCATTTAAGAAATATCGCTAAGCTGAGTCCCATTGTGTCACGTTCCGATTTGGAAATGATTATTCGTGCTTTCGTTTCATCTCGCttagactattgtaattccTTCTTTACTTGCTTAAGTAATGCCTCCCTGGAACGACTGCAGGgtgttcaaaatgctgctgctaagCTTCTGACAAAGCATCACAAACACTCCCATGCCACTCCCCTGCAgctgcattggctccctgtcAAGTTCAGGGTCCATTTTAAGATCATAATCATGACTTATAGGGCCCTACACGGTGTAGCTCCAACTTACTTAAGTGATCTTCTTCTTTCCTATCACCCCAGCAGGTCACTGAGGTCTTGTGACCAGGGGTTGCTGGTTGTCCAGCAttcaaggttaaaaaaaaaaggtgacagAGCGTTTGTATGAGTGgctcccagactctggaactcgCTCCCTTTGAgtttgagatctgtggactcagtcatgtcttttaaaaagcagttaaaaacctATCTGTTTAAACTcgcttttggttgattttgttttgttttagattttaatgtctgttttctgcctttgtaaatcactttgtgattttatcttgaaaggtgctatataaataacattttacttTACTGCTGTCTGTAAAGAGAACAGACATTTTGATTTTGGATTTCAGTGTCACACAGACtttaaggtggaatgaagagtttgagagtttcacagtgaatcatccagtggaggatttttttttcttctttgaaggtttgaaatgtgaacattgttctgctgcagtcaatggactaaaccagagaagaagaaaacagactttaccatgaagatcctcagtgtggatcagtataatatcagcctgatgtctgcagtttagtgtcagcacaactttcacatcatattcatctcagcacaactaaaacatgctgactgaccccagagtttcaagtttacatcctggactctccaggaaaccacacagatgcttcactcctggaTCCTTCAGGTTGTagttgtagctcaggtccagctctctcagatgggaggggttggacttcagtgctgctgccagataataaCAGCTGATCTTTAACAAAACACAGTCcatcaatctgtataaagaatgaaagatgtaagtttattagacaaagtgcttgaaatcattcagtgtttcatcatctgttcagagctgaagaaggttcagaatgtagaagtttagaaaatggaaactccaaacagctgaagccaacaggaagcagcttcaaacaaacacaacaagagaaaaaactctgaatgtttcacattaaagtcgtacatttctcataaaaacaggacaaagccTTGAAgaagtcgtgtttttccttccaggaaccacatggcttcacttttaaaggtgaagtgtgacagaaacggacatatttgaagtccaacacctttttccagtcacattattaaagcagacaaactacaagctcattttcattccaacaagtcatcttctgacctggactaacaacactggtctctatgtgcagctggctgtgagaccagtgctcagggagcgtctacaaagtgcaacaaactttatccctgacctgtctgatgtgttctttggacttcatggtgttgttgctcccaatattctcttagacaacctctgaggctgtgacagagcagctgtatttgtactgacattagattacacacaggtgcactctatttagtcattagcactcatcaggcaacgtctatgggcaactgactgcactcagaccaaagcgggctgaataattacgcacaccccactttgcagttatttatttgtaacaaatgtttggaatcatgtatgattctcgttccacttctcacgtgtgcaccactttgtgttggtctttcacctggaattccaataacattgattcatgtttgtggctgtaatgtgacaaaatgtggaaaagttcaagggggtaTGGgataaaacaaattatttcactGTTACTTATTATCTGTATTATCATTTCATTAATTAACCTTGCATTAAGTCATTATCATTGCATTAGAACTACATAACAAGCATTGCATTAAAGCATTTATTGAAGCTGATGATATTACATTAAAGTCTGTATTACAGGTGGTATCATAATCATATAATAATCTTTCATTGCAAGAGAAACTGTAATCATTTTATATACATTGCATTTTGGTGCTTATTAAAAGAGTTGAAGCTCGGTCAGTTAATTGATGGTCAGAAGCTTCGTCCGGCGCGATATCCGGCCGATCTATTGAGTAAAGTGACTTAGAGCTATGGAAAGGTTGCTTACACGCTTATAAAACACTTATATCATGTTATTCTttatcatgttttattcatttataatcTTAATATTAAGCTTTGAGTAGTGGCATTTAATTAAAGCATCTAttcaatatatacatatatagtttTAGTTAGATTGTTACACATATGAGAGTGGCCTCTGTCTGGTTGTGAGCTTTAGTAGGTgaggtgagaggtgaaacagtGCAATTGAGGTCGGtagacatatacacacacatcttaGGTAGACTTATATTCTAGGTAAGAGTTCAGACATATTTTGCAAGCTTGCAACTGCATTTTGAGTCTGCAGAATTGGCAGTTTTGTTGCAGAGCATGCATCTGAGGTTTTGGAGAAGCAAGAGCGAGATGAGCTACCGGAAGCACCTGGCTTGGAGGTGAAGAAAATGTTCTCTTCAAACTGTGTCAAAAGTCGTTACCAGaacatttgtggttttgaaaGTTATGCATGTATTGTATCTGCTTGAAGCATGAGGGGGCGTCATAAATAATACCCCGATGCTATAAAAACAACTGCTTGTGTATTATTGGGCGGAGATCGATGctgagtgtgtgacagtgttCATCTccccacacgtgtgttcattaaaatcatcgtttgacctAACCCTCCTGGACCAGGagggttgttgtgattttgaatCCCTCctgtatagggctttggagttgacgtcacgccgcaatgcattgtgggagcgcagctccattttgggggtctacgatccaaacaaacacactgtattGGAACGGCGACTACGAcaagaaacatgcttaaaagcagctcgaAAGAAAACGGACGGTATAGAGAtcgattgcgtccagaggcgaagcagcggtatttgaaaaaaatagagtgcatcgcaaatCTGGACCCATACGACATACGGCAGTGGAGTAAAGACCCAGACGACTTACCGCCACTGTCCTACCCCGATATCTTCACCTATCTTGTTTGTGGAGTAAGTGCTTACACTGCGAACCAGTTTCGTAATTACAAGTcactggaggcgcacatccaatttacaaatggctgggtgcaagatttggctattttcaagcCGCCAAACTCTGAGTACGTCGTCATTCATACCAAGGTAAGTCAGCTGGAGTGCATTGAGTGACATAGCCATTTTCCACCCCCCAccataattaatgttaaatCTTTATCATTGAACTGTTAAAATATCGTTATCATATTATATGCCCATAATTGTAAAGTAGATGCAAATTAACACATTGATAATCGGGCAAATTATTAACGCCAATCAGTGTCCTCcctgtctcatttcatttattgtctttacatcaACCTTGTCCTTGCatgttacaggtactgcactcccAAAGATTGAATGAACCTGCATTACGACCATGGGTAATTGTAAGCACCACAGGGAAGGTCGAAACTGCACACTGCACCTGTATGGCCGGTGTTGCTGAGACCTGCACCCATGTCGCTGCACTTCTGTTTAAAGTGGAGGCAACAGTGAGGATACGTGGCACAAAGACAGTCACAGATGAACCAGCTTACTGGGTTTTGCCGGGGAACAcaaccaagatacagccagaggttggccataacattgactttacatcttcagcagcacaaaaaaagaCTCTTGATGAAAATATAAACGGACCGTCTGTGGTGAAAGGCAGAAGAAGCCGTCCTTCAAAAAGAAAGATTCCCTCTGCTACGTTTGAGGAGTTGTCACCAGTGTTAGACACActtcaaaaacacaataaagcagTGTGTTTGTCTGGATTGGAGAAATACTACACATCACACACTGTACAGTCATCCACATTACCACTGTCTCTGGCGTGTTTGCACAGCACAGGTGCACAGTCCCTTGGCCTTACCGAGCTACAACTGCACTGCGTAAAGTACATAAACACAGCTAAAGTAACTGAAGAACAGGCAGAAGCTATTGAGGTACGCACAAGACTGCAACACAAGAGCCCAGAATGGTATGTTTGGCGTGCTGGGAGGATCACAGCTTCAATGATGCACGCTGTTGTCagggagtttttattgttttatttgcttatgcttcaaaagttatgttatacatatttcaccagacacagttttctgttaaaacaggaagctgaccctgtgacactgacaagagaccagcacagaaatacatatccgcagaagttgacttgcattatattattcttagaaattgacttgcaacacacatactctgtgacacacacacacacacacagcttgcatGCAGACAGACATCAGGACCTACGTgacaggaaatgtgattatatttgcatattgacaatgtaacctataaaaataaacgaatACTGCAGTTCGGGGTGATTGCTCTCTGAGCTTTTCACCCGTGCAGCACGTTAACTATCTCAAGTGTCTcattgttgtttattcacctgactgtttgttaactgtaaatctctgacatttaattggtccttcgagccggagACAGCTTCACGGGTCTGACTGTATATTTAACTCAATAAAATACATTGTAATCAAACCTTCTACAAAACGAAACTAAATGGTTTGCAGTCCCTCTGCAGTAACTATTTTAAGAGGAACCTTACAAACAGAACTGAACAATGAAATATAGTTGGCATGACGATCATGCCCAGattgtatgaaataaataaaaggaaatcattCACATGAAAACCTTTTCTATAAAAAGAGAGATGCATAAGGTAGattaaggctgtgtcattgttcagccaaggaaaGTGTGTGTCAAGGTAAatgtctccagcctggatgacgGGTGGGACTGCAGCCCACCCAGagcccttgatggatacaaaataaaatataaaaataaaaataataataaattacttgGTTCGacatgcaacagagagaat is a genomic window of Astatotilapia calliptera chromosome 9, fAstCal1.2, whole genome shotgun sequence containing:
- the LOC113028829 gene encoding uncharacterized protein LOC113028829, with the translated sequence MLKSSSKENGRYRDRLRPEAKQRYLKKIECIANLDPYDIRQWSKDPDDLPPLSYPDIFTYLVCGVSAYTANQFRNYKSLEAHIQFTNGWVQDLAIFKPPNSEYVVIHTKVLHSQRLNEPALRPWVIVSTTGKVETAHCTCMAGVAETCTHVAALLFKVEATVRIRGTKTVTDEPAYWVLPGNTTKIQPEVGHNIDFTSSAAQKKTLDENINGPSVVKGRRSRPSKRKIPSATFEELSPVLDTLQKHNKAVCLSGLEKYYTSHTVQSSTLPLSLACLHSTGAQSLGLTELQLHCVKYINTAKVTEEQAEAIEVRTRLQHKSPEWYVWRAGRITASMMHAVVFPGGGKGCLGISRPFVFSPVVYSPGARVCLVIMKNLVLIVAGIALLPPAEHVPPEDIFAFKLELKRQVTKIDLRRCNGTLINYKPNELLFCTPEISDLDYSCDDQYWVHLNATNDKGKSFNVRREPGIQHPMCFTFAYGNRKLGMNQNCSQTFRMPQDRKARISFLNGTYWVQGTAWVCGSKTYFTIPPNSTGLCAPILVSDHTFRIFHQDPPRRKRSTDDVQPHDPIWGSDVPAEFKLWTTGQKVLHSLFPWIGNGKNMLRIETLDYRFGLFLNSSTWIKQGSE